Proteins co-encoded in one Tiliqua scincoides isolate rTilSci1 chromosome 12, rTilSci1.hap2, whole genome shotgun sequence genomic window:
- the GLOD5 gene encoding glyoxalase domain-containing protein 5, translating to MLSWRVLLLLTSRQLHGAPALPAQVADSLAMSREGGVKAPPQGFISRLDHLVMIVRSIEDTAAFYSRVLGMELVTFKGDRKALHFGVQKFNLHEVGKELEPKAHWPVPGSLDICLVTEMPLEQLVEHLKTCGVRIEEGPVPRTGAVGPITSVYFRDPDQNLIEVCNYSCHPQQ from the exons ATGCTGAGCTGGAGAGTCCTTCTGCTCCTGACCTCCAGGCAGCTGCACGGAGCGCCTGCCCTTCCTGCTCAG GTTGCTGACTCGCTGGCCATGTCTAGGGAGGGGGGTGTCAAGGCCCCCCCTCAGGGCTTCATCAGCCGCCTGGATCACCTGGTGATGATCGTGAGGAGCATCGAAGACACAGCAGCCTTCTACTCCCGGGTCCTGGGCATGGAGCTTGTCACCTTCAAG GGAGACCGCAAGGCTTTGCATTTTGGGGTGCAGAAGTTTAACCTCCACGAGGTGGGGAAGGAGCTGGAGCCCAAGGCCCACTGGCCGGTTCCCGGCTCCCTGGACATCTGCCTGGTCACAGAGATGCCCCTGGAGCAGCTGGTGGAGCACCTGAAG ACCTGCGGAGTAAGGATTGAAGAAGGTCCAGTGCCCAGAACTGGGGCTGTCGGTCCGATAACGTCTGTTTACTTTCGAGACCCAGATCAGAACCTGATTGAGGTCTGCAACTACAGTTGTCATCCACAGCAGTGA
- the LOC136663132 gene encoding putative glutamine amidotransferase-like class 1 domain-containing protein 3B, mitochondrial, whose protein sequence is MGKRVAVLLAGCGALDGSEVHEASAVAVHLSRAGAQVEFYAPDTDQVHVVDHVRGQLSKERRNVLVESARIARGSVRDLSSLRVAELDALIIPGGFGVAKNLCTWALEGKDCTISRPVEDAIRAFHSARKPLGLCCISPVLAAKILPGCELTVGHDQESEIWPHAKTVAALQELGCKHVSTNIDEVHVDAENKLVTTSAFMCQAPVHQVHDGIGKMVREVLKLA, encoded by the exons ATGGGCAAGAGGGTGGCGGTGCTGCTGGCGGGCTGCGGGGCGCTGGACGGCAGCGAGGTCCACGAAGCCTCCGCCGTGGCGGTGCATCTCAGCCGGGCCGGCGCGCAG GTAGAGTTCTATGCTCCAGACACCGACCAAGTGCACGTGGTGGACCATGTCAGGGGACAGCTCAGCAAGGAGAGACGCAATGTCCTGGTGGAGAGCGCCAGGATTGCCCGGGGCAGCGTGAGAGACTTGAGCTCCCTGAGGGTGGCAGAACTGGATGCCCTCATCATTCCAG GTGGCTTTGGAGTAGCCAAGAACCTTTGCACTTGGGCTTTGGAGGGGAAGGACTGCACCATCTCTAGGCCCGTGGAGGACGCCATCAGGGCTTTCCACTCAGCTAGGAAGCCtctgggcttgtgctgcatctctCCCGTGCTGGCTGCCAAAATCCTCCCAGGCTGTGAGCTGACAGTTGGGCATGATCAAGAAAGCGAGAT CTGGCCTCATGCCAAGACAGTCGCAGCCCTGCAGGAGCTGGGCTGCAAACATGTGAGCACGAACATTGATGAGGTCCATGTGGATGCAGAGAACAAGCTGGTGACCACGAGTGCTTTCATGTGCCAGGCTCCTGTCCACCAAGTCCACGATGGCATCGGAAAGATGGTCAGAGAGGTGCTGAAGCTGGCCTGA
- the LOC136663190 gene encoding uncharacterized protein: MAPGRVGGQEGAALPQTVGLLSIAAGEEPWGSLGAAGPAPPRAAGQGAPGALQLLGCSFPAGSLLQAAHRCPLPAAQRGPRSALGVLLLLLAPLLALAGAPGKSRQPRAPLLGVLCTTVAALWGGCGALQILAGQGLLRDGADLHSAAVPGLAALGLGLLLTGLAGFLRREAALGLLASALALACALEVAAAPDDDASAAALACSHLLAGLAGGYVALGRRCFLLLRRETLALPGARLAKGQSPGSSAGADPLAPASLILNMLSASVFSCRLLGVTSELSAGQVPWLWAGGVCQLGIALCSFRAGGTLAATSSALTSLLKFTGGCALLLRLWLPEEPLLPMPPLLALATLFGTLAFFTAIGSLADGLYLLFYVAFCVALACCPGGFWASGPQAVTVAILGASSFLTLLHLCSGNFRVKSPQVLLSHLCLCKLQEGEELHAPCLGSSKYADAEALGYAGSMLAALAMTVVGEPKSPLATVTLPWVVVAGGILALLSGSVAFSRGKTLESGAFILYGSTWLTCGLARYGGLYGTAHGFQVAVGTAPLLLLNACVVLGALALSISWLAYSLAFQLILLSFLLDAAGSLPAGYDTAASVVFGLVGFYCFLSALVNSTFEYPKLPVGRPLVRLQGSGEESAKCLHLPARRASAVKQVAELMKKGGACGIPTDTVYVLAAACSRPDAVEKAYGTKRHARDRPMSLWISSLRQLEPARPLFSPLLWEFMETAWPSPISLVVPRGEWVDCLGLEDSAKYVGTPQSVAIRIPDCSIATHLIDLVGPITVTSANPTGEADTTHHNQVYAQLGDKVDAVLCDGPSPETVASTVVDCTKIESSGTVGFFRVGIVPESQVLQILEQVQRRHQPGHVTGTVAPEGSAEQQTLP; this comes from the exons ATGGCCCCGGGGCGAGTCGGCGGGCAGGAGGGGGCGGCGCTGCCGCAGACCGTCGGGCTCCTGAGCATCGCGGCCGGTGAGGAGCCCTGGGGGAGCCTGGGGGCGGCGGGCCCAGCGCCCCCCCGCGCAGCCGGCCAGGGGGCCCCGGGCGCGCTTCAGCTGCTGGGCTGTTCCTTCCCCGCAGGGTCCctcctccaggccgcccaccGCTGCCCGCTGCCCGCCGCCCAGCGCGGCCCCCGCTCGGCTCTGGGGGTCCTGCTGCTCCTGCTGGCCCCTCTGCTGGCGCTCGCAG GGGCCCCGGGGAAGAGCCGCCAGCCACGCGCCCCCCTGCTGGGCGTCCTCTGCACGACCGTCGCGGCGCTGTGGGGCGGCTGCGGAGCGCTCCAGATCCTGGCCGGCCAGGGGCTCCTCCGCGACGGCGCCGACCTGCACAGCGCAGCCGTGCCCGGCCTGGCGGCCCTGGGCCTGGGCTTGCTCCTGACCGGCCTGGCGGGCTTCCTGCGGAGGGAGGCCGCGCTGGGCCTGCTGGCCTCCGCCCTGGCGCTGGCCTGCGCCCTCGAAGTCGCTGCCGCCCCCGACGACGACGCCTCCGCCGCCGCCCTGGCCTGCAGCCACCTGCTGGCTGGCCTGGCGGGGGGCTACGTTGCGCTGGGCAGgcgctgcttcctcctcctccgcagAGAGACCCTCGCCCTGCCTGGTGCCCGCCTGGCAAAGGGGCAGAgcccaggcagcagtgcaggcGCCGACCCGCTGGCCCCGGCCAGCCTGATCCTGAACATGCTCTCCGCCAGCGTCTTCAGCTGCAGACTCCTGGGGGTGACCAGTGAGCTGTCTGCGGGGCAGGTCCCCTGGCTCTGGGCAGGAGGGGTCTGCCAGCTGGGCATTGCCCTCTGCTCCTTCCGCGCCGGGGGCACCCTGGCTGCCACCTCCTCTGCGCTCACCTCCCTCCTGAAGTTCACTGGAGGCTGTGCTCTCCTGCTCCGGCTCTGGCTGCCCGAGGAGCCCCTCCTCCCCATGCCACCCTTGCTGGCACTCGCCACCCTCTTTGGCACTTTAGCATTTTTCACTGCCATTGGCAGCCTGGCCGATGGCCTCTACTTGCTGTTCTATGTGGCCTTCTGCGTCGCCTTGGCCTGCTGTCCAGGTGGTTTCTGGGCAAGTGGTCCTCAGGCAGTGactgtggccattttgggggCCTCCTCCTTCCTGACCCTTCTTCACCTTTGCAGTGGGAATTTTCGTGTTAAGTCACCACAGGTCCTGCTCTCCCACCTCTGCCTGTGCAAGCTCCAGGAGGGAGAGGAGCTCCACGCCCCCTGCCTGGGCTCCTCCAAGTACGCTGATGCAGAGGCGCTTGGCTACGCGGGAAGCATGTTGGCTGCTTTGGCCATGACGGTGGTGGGCGAGCCAAAGTCCCCACTTGCCACAGTCACCCTGCCTTGGGTGGTGGTGGCTGGTGGGATTTTGGCGCTCCTGTCTGGCTCCGTGGCCTTCTCCCGTGGCAAGACCCTGGAGAGTGGCGCTTTCATCCTCTACGGGTCCACGTGGCTCACCTGTGGCCTGGCCAGATATGGGGGGCTTTACGGCACTGCCCACGGCTTCCAGGTGGCTGTGGGCACTGCGCCCCTCCTGCTCCTCAATGCCTGCGTGGTCCTTGGCGCCCTCGCACTGAGCATTTCCTGGCTGGCCTACTCCCTCGCCTTCCAACTCATCCTGCTCAGCTTCCTGCTGGATGCGGCGGGCTCCCTCCCGGCCGGCTACGACACAGCTGCCTCAGTGGTCTTTGGCCTGGTCGGCTTCTACTGCTTCCTGTCTGCCCTGGTCAACAGCACTTTTGAGTACCCCAAGCTGCCTGTGGGGCGTCCCCTGGTGAGGCTCCAGGGCTCTGGGGAAGAAAGCGCCAAGTGCCTTCACCTCCCAGCCAGAAGAGCGTCTGCAGTCAAGCAAGTAGCAG AGCTCATGAAGAAGGGCGGGGCCTGCGGGATTCCCACCGACACGGTGTATGTGCTCGCAGCAGCCTGCAGTCGGCCAGATGCCGTGGAGAAGGCCTACGG CACCAAGCGGCATGCTCGGGACCGGCCCATGTCCCTCTGGATCTCAAGCCTGAGACAGCTGGAGCCAGCCAGGCCTCTCTTCAGCCCTCTCCTCTGGGAGTTCATGGAAACCGCATGGCCATCGCCTATCAGCCTGGTGGTGCCGCGGG GGGAATGGGTGGACTGTCTGGGCCTGGAAGACTCTGCCAAGTATGTGGGCACCCCCCAGAGTGTGGCCATCCGCATCCCCGATTGCTCCATTGCGACCCATCTCATCGACTTG GTTGGCCCCATTACGGTCACGTCTGCCAATCCTACCGGAGAAGCCGACACAACCCACCACAACCAGGTGTACGCCCAGCTGGGAGACAAG GTGGATGCGGTCCTGTGCGATGGCCCTTCTCCAGAGACTGTGGCGTCTACCGTGGTGGACTGCACGAAGATCGAGAGCAGTGGGACCGTGGGATTCTTCAGAGTCGGCATCGTCCCCGAATCCCAG GTGCTGCAGATATTGGAGCAGGTCCAGAGAAGGCACCAACCAGGTCACGTCACCGGCACTGTGGCCCCAGAGGGCAGTGCTGAGCAGCAGACTCTGCCCTGA
- the LOC136663189 gene encoding cis-aconitate decarboxylase-like: protein MPLAVLAKRASEETVTGSFASFIHDIHSGHLSDVVCHRSKRMILDSIGVGLLGSTTCAFDIALRYCQEMFPPSPVSSVYGRKGLKLSPPLAAFANGVAVHSMDFDDTWHPPTHPSGAVLPALLAASQMLPEDSRPTGLDFLLAFNVGIEVQGRLLHFSREAHDIPKRFHPPSVVGTLGSAAATAKLLSLDTAQCGHALAIAASLAGAPMANAATLAKPLHVGNATRLGLEATLLAARGMEASPLILDAIPGCAGFGAFCGDYQPRPLLLSASGHEFLLKKQDVAFKSFPAHLGTHWAAEAALSVRSLLTNLSSSSLPSAIRSIILRVPESKYINRPFPCSEHEARHSIQFSTCTALLDGRVTASSFKEDRIRRPELLWLLSKVAVEHPEDNVANFDKMYAEVELTLQNGDVLAGRCDTFYGHWRKPLSRESLISKFQSSTLQVLQEDDVDHIIEVVDNLEDLPDSSLVASCL, encoded by the exons ATGCCCCTTGCAG TCCTGGCAAAGAGAGCCTCGGAGGAGACGGTCACCGGCAGCTTTGCTTCCTTCATCCACGACATCCACTCTGGGCACCTCTCCGACGTGGTCTGTCATCGGAGCAAGCGGATGATCCTTGACAGCATCGGGGTTGGGCTGTTGGGCAGCACCACGTGCGCTTTTGACATCGCTTTGCGGTATTGCCAG GAGATGTTCCCTCCCAGCCCTGTGAGCTCTGTCTATGGAAGGAAGGGGCTGAAGCTGTCTCCTCCTCTGGCTGCGTTTGCCAATGGCGTGGCG gTTCACTCCATGGACTTTGATGACACCTggcacccacccactcacccttcGGGGGCCGTTCTGCCAGCGCTCCTGGCTGCCTCCCAGATGTTACCAGAAGATTCCAGACCCACAGGCCTGGACTTCCTGCTGGCTTTCAACGTGGGCATTGAGGTGCAGGGCAGACTCCTGCACTTCTCCCGGGAAGCTCATGACATCCCCAAGAG gttccaccctccctctgtggTGGGCACCTTGGGCAGTGCTGCCGCCACAGCCAAGCTCCTCTCGCTGGACACGGCTCAGTGTGGCCATGCCTTGGCGATCGCAGCCTCTCTGGCAGGGGCCCCCATGGCAAATGCAGCAACCCTGGCCAAGCCCCTGCATGTTGGCAATGCCACCCGCCTTGGCCTGGAGGCGACACTCCTGGCGGCCCGAGGGATGGAGGCCAGCCCCCTCATTTTGGATGCCATTCCTGGCTGCGCTGGGTTTGGGGCTTTCTGTGGGGACTACCAGCCCAGGCCACTCCTGCTCTCAGCCAGCGGCCACGAGTTCCTCCTTAAGAAGCAAGACGTGGCCTTCAAGAGCTTCCCAGCCCATCTGGGTACgcactgggcagcagaggctgccctcTCGGTCCGGAGCCTCCTGACCAACCTTTCCAGCTCTTCCTTGCCCTCTGCGATCCGCAGCATCATCCTGAGAGTCCCAGAGTCCAAGTATATCAACAGACCTTTCCCCTGTTCGGAGCACGAGGCCAGGCACTCCATCCAGTTTAGCACCTGCACTGCCCTCCTGGATGGCAGAGTGACTGCCTCCTCTTTCAAGGAGGACAGGATCCGCCGCCCAGAGCTCCTTTGGCTGCTCTCCAAGGTGGCGGTGGAGCACCCTGAGGACAATGTCGCCAACTTTGACAAGATGTATGCAGAGGTGGAGCTGACCCTGCAGAATGGAGATGTCCTGGCAGGCCGCTGTGACACCTTCTACGGCCACTGGAGGAAGCCCTTGAGCAGAGAATCCCTCATAAGCAAGTTTCAATCCAGTACTCTGCAGGTGCTCCAGGAAGATGATGTGGACCACATCATTGAAGTGGTGGACAACctggaggacctcccagacagCTCTCTGGTGGCTTCCTGCCTGTGA